In Mastigocladopsis repens PCC 10914, a single window of DNA contains:
- a CDS encoding VanZ family protein: MNRRKNFNQASKLNKLLLSGDFFLVIFSILLVLLATLYPFNFYFPESFSLPEIVASFDNSSFFKDQVNNILLFAPLGFGFASLLQRKRVKAISQFLTVILVSAGLSFTVEALQVFLPSRAPTPADIFNNSIGGFVGLICFYLCNSQSFIYTLIRIENSRASNSIKKLTLFFLGYILITFLMSIAWQSTTTLSNWSLNYPLLIGNEQTGDRPWQGYVSEVDIADRAISKNEVSQVLNHKNYLKPIGNSLLASYQLTGKGSYQDRTGQLPELLSLGQSPDIENEKGIALSSNHWLKTREPVTFLNERIRETSQFTIITTVATADTTQIGPARIISLSGDSLHRNFTLGQQGSNLDLRIRTPMTGANGADTKLSIPGIFADTRPHHIVITYSGATIQVYVDKPQNSYSLNLLELVPKEQRIFYYGLTFIPLGLCLAFLTTLAKRKLTFNRLLLPSGILLPSLILEGILVNDTGKSLSLKNLLLGILFTAGTTLILRWRASMVLRKAAKSGS; this comes from the coding sequence ATGAATAGACGTAAAAACTTTAACCAAGCATCTAAATTGAATAAATTATTACTTTCGGGAGATTTCTTCCTAGTCATCTTTAGCATCTTATTGGTTCTATTAGCTACGCTTTATCCCTTTAATTTCTACTTTCCAGAAAGTTTTTCGCTACCAGAAATTGTTGCTAGTTTTGACAACAGTAGTTTTTTTAAAGACCAAGTAAACAATATTTTGTTGTTTGCACCTTTAGGTTTCGGTTTCGCCAGTCTTTTACAGAGGAAAAGGGTAAAAGCGATCAGTCAATTTTTAACAGTGATACTTGTTAGTGCAGGCTTATCATTCACAGTTGAAGCACTGCAAGTGTTTCTACCTTCAAGAGCACCTACTCCTGCTGATATTTTTAACAATTCCATAGGTGGATTTGTGGGTTTAATCTGCTTTTATTTATGTAACTCACAAAGTTTTATATATACCTTAATACGTATAGAAAATAGTAGGGCGAGCAACTCTATCAAAAAATTAACATTATTTTTTTTAGGATATATACTCATAACATTTTTGATGTCAATTGCATGGCAATCTACAACTACTCTCAGCAATTGGTCTTTGAATTATCCACTTTTAATCGGCAATGAGCAAACAGGCGATAGACCTTGGCAGGGATATGTTTCAGAAGTTGATATTGCTGATAGAGCCATTTCTAAAAATGAAGTTTCACAAGTTTTAAATCACAAAAACTACTTAAAACCTATCGGAAATTCCTTGCTAGCTTCCTATCAATTAACTGGCAAAGGAAGTTATCAAGATCGTACTGGTCAACTTCCGGAACTATTGTCACTAGGGCAGTCACCAGACATTGAAAATGAAAAAGGTATTGCCTTGAGTTCCAATCATTGGCTAAAAACAAGAGAGCCTGTGACCTTCTTGAATGAAAGGATACGTGAAACTTCTCAATTTACAATAATTACTACCGTTGCTACTGCTGATACGACTCAGATTGGACCTGCACGCATAATCTCACTATCAGGTGATTCTCTTCATCGAAATTTTACGCTAGGACAGCAGGGAAGTAACCTAGACTTGCGAATACGAACACCGATGACTGGAGCAAATGGGGCAGACACAAAATTAAGTATCCCTGGTATTTTTGCAGATACTCGTCCCCATCACATAGTCATAACTTATTCTGGGGCAACTATCCAAGTTTACGTAGATAAACCACAGAATTCCTACTCTTTGAATTTACTGGAATTGGTTCCGAAAGAGCAGAGAATTTTTTACTATGGACTGACATTTATCCCTCTAGGTCTTTGTTTAGCATTCCTGACGACTCTAGCTAAAAGAAAGTTAACTTTTAATAGGTTATTGCTTCCTAGCGGAATATTATTACCTTCTCTGATACTGGAAGGTATTTTAGTAAATGATACCGGCAAAAGCCTCAGCTTGAAAAACCTGTTACTTGGGATATTATTTACAGCTGGGACAACACTGATATTGAGATGGCGGGCTTCGATGGTGCTTAGAAAAGCAGCTAAGTCAGGTTCATAA
- a CDS encoding DUF2997 domain-containing protein, producing the protein METLEFVIYPDGRVQEKVTGIVGASCAEVTAAIEAQLGQVLTHEQTSEYFATKMHQSGVVNTQTTFSDW; encoded by the coding sequence ATGGAGACTTTAGAGTTCGTAATTTATCCAGATGGTCGGGTACAAGAGAAAGTCACTGGTATTGTGGGTGCTTCCTGCGCTGAAGTCACAGCAGCGATAGAAGCACAGCTAGGACAGGTACTAACTCACGAGCAAACTTCAGAATACTTTGCTACCAAGATGCACCAATCTGGTGTGGTAAATACGCAAACAACTTTTAGCGATTGGTAA
- a CDS encoding DUF3038 domain-containing protein: protein MLKVMHSAADSPAPTSQWEDLINLPAPNSVQWDNIKTQLDLVLLALETLTGIGSEAMLQAAVHLNLESRVPDRVALWRLRQSNPLRKGQGGRKKLDVEEARALVLITCYLAKQHQELIRRAVGLLEQMAEDKREPHQAALLGDYIDAFCNTYQERMEEDSTISTDELTHLALKLLIDLLFYSGPGGHRRLWLALIDRSTNF from the coding sequence ATGCTAAAAGTTATGCACTCTGCCGCTGATTCACCCGCTCCAACTTCTCAGTGGGAGGATTTAATTAACCTCCCAGCCCCAAACTCAGTTCAATGGGACAATATCAAGACCCAGCTGGACTTGGTGCTGTTGGCGTTAGAAACATTAACTGGCATTGGCTCCGAGGCAATGCTACAAGCGGCAGTTCATCTGAATTTAGAGTCAAGAGTGCCAGACCGTGTAGCGCTATGGCGGCTGCGCCAATCAAATCCGCTACGTAAAGGTCAAGGAGGGCGGAAAAAACTAGATGTGGAGGAAGCTAGAGCGCTTGTTCTCATTACTTGCTACCTTGCCAAACAGCACCAAGAATTAATTCGCCGTGCTGTTGGTCTTTTAGAACAAATGGCGGAAGACAAGCGCGAACCTCATCAGGCTGCTTTACTTGGAGATTATATTGATGCTTTCTGCAACACCTACCAAGAGCGGATGGAGGAAGACTCGACAATCTCCACTGATGAACTGACCCACCTAGCACTGAAACTGCTCATAGATTTACTTTTTTACAGTGGACCCGGTGGACACCGCCGTCTCTGGTTAGCACTTATTGACCGTTCAACCAATTTCTAG
- a CDS encoding MFS transporter — translation MRTYQQGRWIGVVIAFYAFIAIGIAEGGLGVLLPSILSTYHLTPATVTLLFISQIAGYVVAALTSSLISSRLGLARMLLFASITLTTALITYALTAYWFVMVAAGTLLGLGIGLIDAGINTYIVNDQRNSHLIGALHGFYGIGALLGPATATTLVALGLGWRLIYLVFASVVGLLVAGVLWTVLQQYAPMTVKVTPSGTNAWANLRLALRTPVVLVTGVLLLVYVGTEASLGNWAYTVQHIGRGTPKLVAGYSVSAYWLGLTIGRFCLGHFMQRLGAVRTVDISLTLLAGGLVVWWLLPNQLLSLPLIGFGLAAIFPATIWLVPQRVPTTLVPATIGFVTSVASLGAATVPTVAGWVAARAGLESIPALMIPIAVLMAALHRWLVRHTLGSGKT, via the coding sequence ATGAGAACTTACCAACAGGGACGCTGGATTGGGGTGGTGATCGCATTCTATGCCTTTATCGCCATTGGCATTGCAGAGGGAGGTCTGGGAGTGCTGTTACCCTCAATCCTATCTACCTATCACCTCACCCCTGCAACTGTTACGCTCTTGTTCATTAGCCAAATTGCGGGTTATGTCGTTGCTGCATTGACCAGTAGCCTAATCAGCAGTCGATTAGGACTTGCCCGGATGCTCTTGTTCGCCTCCATCACGCTTACTACTGCGCTGATCACCTATGCGCTCACTGCTTACTGGTTTGTTATGGTTGCCGCTGGAACCCTACTAGGTCTTGGAATCGGGCTTATTGATGCTGGTATTAACACATACATCGTTAACGATCAGCGCAATAGTCATCTCATTGGTGCGTTGCATGGCTTCTATGGGATTGGTGCATTACTTGGACCTGCTACAGCAACTACGCTTGTGGCGCTAGGACTTGGTTGGCGACTCATCTACCTCGTGTTTGCTAGCGTTGTAGGACTGCTGGTTGCAGGTGTTTTGTGGACTGTTTTGCAGCAATACGCTCCCATGACCGTGAAAGTTACGCCATCCGGTACCAATGCTTGGGCAAACCTGCGTTTAGCCCTTAGGACACCTGTAGTTCTTGTAACAGGAGTGTTGCTGCTAGTCTACGTTGGTACGGAAGCATCTTTGGGCAACTGGGCTTACACAGTTCAGCATATTGGTCGTGGCACACCAAAGCTAGTTGCAGGTTACAGCGTCAGTGCTTACTGGCTAGGGTTAACAATTGGGCGCTTCTGCCTTGGGCACTTCATGCAGCGACTTGGTGCAGTCCGCACAGTTGATATTTCTCTGACATTGCTAGCAGGTGGTTTAGTGGTTTGGTGGTTACTACCAAATCAATTGTTGAGCTTGCCTTTAATTGGTTTTGGCTTAGCTGCCATTTTTCCAGCAACAATCTGGTTAGTGCCACAGCGCGTACCCACTACGCTGGTGCCAGCAACAATTGGGTTTGTAACGAGCGTTGCTAGTTTGGGTGCAGCCACTGTACCAACTGTAGCTGGTTGGGTAGCGGCTCGTGCTGGTTTGGAGAGTATTCCAGCGCTGATGATACCAATAGCTGTTCTTATGGCTGCGCTGCATCGCTGGTTGGTACGGCATACTTTGGGATCTGGAAAAACGTAA
- the bioU gene encoding (S)-8-amino-7-oxononanoate synthase BioU: protein MNAEQVTGSTHLPKAMRVGVLGFGGLGQAAAKVLVPKREMILVAAADKQGYAYAADGLNAQECIATYQSQGSVGYLEPFGTLTNRSIEDLIEKSHPVDGYFLALPNLPNNFIPTVAQQFIKSGWRGVLVDAIKRTSAVEQLLAMKEELQAAGITYMTGCGATPGLLTAAAAIAAQSYAEIHRVEITFGVGIANWEAYRATIREDIAHMPGYTVETARAMTDAEVEALLDKTNGVLKLENMEHADDVMLELAGIVGRDRVTVGGIVDTRNPKKPISTNVKVTGRTFEGKISTHTFTLGDETSMAANVCGPAFGYLKAGIRLYQQGIYGLFTAAEIMPQFVR from the coding sequence ATGAATGCAGAGCAAGTGACAGGTTCTACTCATCTCCCCAAAGCGATGCGCGTAGGAGTACTGGGCTTTGGCGGACTGGGGCAAGCTGCTGCCAAGGTACTTGTCCCAAAACGTGAAATGATTTTAGTGGCAGCGGCAGACAAACAAGGCTACGCTTACGCCGCTGATGGTTTAAATGCTCAAGAATGCATTGCAACTTACCAATCTCAAGGTTCGGTGGGTTATTTAGAACCATTCGGGACTTTAACAAATCGCAGTATTGAGGATTTAATAGAAAAATCTCATCCTGTAGATGGATATTTTCTGGCTTTACCCAACTTACCTAATAATTTCATTCCCACTGTAGCTCAACAATTTATCAAATCTGGTTGGCGCGGGGTACTGGTGGATGCCATTAAACGCACTAGTGCCGTGGAACAACTGCTGGCGATGAAAGAGGAACTACAAGCAGCAGGAATTACCTACATGACAGGATGTGGGGCAACACCAGGACTGTTAACAGCAGCAGCAGCAATAGCCGCCCAAAGTTACGCTGAAATTCATAGAGTGGAAATCACTTTTGGGGTGGGAATTGCTAACTGGGAGGCGTACCGCGCCACCATCCGCGAAGATATTGCCCATATGCCAGGTTATACAGTAGAAACTGCTAGGGCAATGACGGATGCGGAAGTCGAAGCGCTACTGGATAAAACCAATGGCGTGCTGAAGTTAGAGAATATGGAACACGCCGATGATGTGATGCTGGAGTTGGCAGGAATTGTGGGACGCGATCGCGTTACTGTTGGCGGCATAGTCGATACACGCAATCCCAAGAAGCCCATTAGCACCAACGTTAAAGTCACTGGTCGCACCTTTGAAGGGAAAATCTCTACCCATACCTTCACATTAGGCGATGAAACCAGTATGGCAGCCAATGTCTGTGGACCCGCCTTTGGCTATCTCAAAGCTGGTATTAGATTGTACCAGCAGGGTATTTACGGATTATTTACCGCTGCGGAAATTATGCCTCAATTTGTAAGATAA
- a CDS encoding substrate-binding domain-containing protein: MHHDKALKSMTLQDVAKAMGVSRTTVSNAFNRPDQLSPELRDRVLAVAKEMGYAGPNPMGRMLRTGRTGVIGLVFCEALPYAFQDPVAIAFLQGVSSVCEKVKASLLLVPTLESDAAQMTIQQAAVDGFIVYSMPDDSEAVAKVLERKLPVIAVDQPNLSGVPLVCLDDRQAAREAALHLLRLNHRRLAIISMALLPDSYVGLVNTQRLERTAFQISLLRLRGYEDAMLKAGLDLSKVPIVECPPRNSEDDAFEVALTLLKQEPRPTGILAMCDVLAIGALRAAEHFGLSVPKDLSIVGFDDIPLASQIRPSLTTIQQPLIEKGAIAAKLLLCDAGLMTSKVLETKLVVRESSGPVPAGF; this comes from the coding sequence ATGCACCACGATAAAGCACTGAAATCGATGACTTTACAGGATGTCGCTAAAGCGATGGGAGTGTCGCGAACTACGGTATCGAACGCATTTAATCGACCTGACCAGCTCTCTCCAGAATTGCGGGACAGGGTGCTAGCAGTAGCAAAGGAAATGGGCTATGCAGGTCCAAATCCCATGGGGCGGATGTTGCGAACAGGAAGAACAGGTGTGATTGGCTTAGTCTTCTGTGAAGCACTGCCATACGCTTTCCAAGATCCTGTGGCGATCGCCTTTTTACAAGGTGTTTCCAGTGTGTGTGAGAAGGTGAAAGCAAGTTTGCTGCTCGTACCTACCCTAGAAAGTGATGCAGCACAAATGACAATCCAGCAAGCAGCAGTAGATGGGTTCATCGTTTACTCCATGCCAGATGATAGCGAGGCAGTGGCGAAAGTCTTGGAAAGAAAGTTGCCAGTCATCGCAGTCGATCAGCCAAACCTAAGCGGTGTTCCGTTGGTTTGCCTTGATGATCGCCAAGCTGCCCGTGAAGCAGCCCTCCACTTACTCCGTCTCAATCACAGACGACTGGCGATTATCTCGATGGCTTTATTGCCCGACTCCTATGTAGGTCTAGTCAATACCCAACGACTCGAACGCACAGCGTTTCAGATTTCGCTGCTGCGCCTGCGCGGTTACGAGGATGCGATGCTTAAGGCAGGTCTTGACCTCAGCAAAGTTCCGATTGTAGAGTGTCCTCCAAGAAACAGTGAGGATGATGCCTTTGAAGTTGCGCTTACTTTGCTCAAGCAAGAGCCAAGACCGACTGGGATTCTTGCCATGTGCGATGTCTTGGCGATTGGGGCTTTGCGTGCCGCAGAACATTTTGGTTTGAGTGTTCCAAAAGATTTATCGATTGTTGGTTTCGACGATATCCCATTAGCATCCCAGATCCGACCATCCCTAACGACAATCCAGCAACCACTTATTGAGAAAGGGGCGATCGCAGCTAAACTGCTGCTTTGTGACGCGGGTCTAATGACTTCTAAGGTACTTGAGACAAAACTAGTTGTGCGAGAATCGTCAGGACCTGTTCCAGCCGGATTCTAA
- a CDS encoding formylmethanofuran dehydrogenase subunit E family protein produces MTCLIISKLKKLTVVVSLLAYSFPIFSPLTVQAETPQEWVKLGQRVHGGFGTYIALGIRIGLDAKERLKAQARDLDVTYQDGPNSPCPCVVDGIMIATVATPGQNSLHVLPSKTNAGLFGVVVIKHKKTGESFRYTIPNSARVLLDGWNKDQKGRARYDAVMNASQESLFHVEKLS; encoded by the coding sequence ATGACTTGTCTCATTATTTCTAAGCTAAAAAAGCTAACCGTAGTTGTCAGTTTATTAGCATATTCGTTCCCCATATTTTCTCCTTTAACAGTTCAGGCGGAAACTCCACAGGAGTGGGTGAAATTAGGGCAACGAGTTCATGGTGGGTTTGGGACGTATATTGCCTTGGGCATCCGCATTGGTTTAGATGCGAAGGAAAGGCTGAAAGCACAAGCGCGTGATTTGGACGTGACTTATCAAGATGGACCCAACTCACCCTGTCCTTGCGTTGTCGATGGCATTATGATTGCGACAGTCGCCACACCTGGCCAAAATTCGCTGCACGTTCTACCAAGTAAAACCAATGCGGGTTTGTTTGGAGTCGTCGTCATTAAGCACAAAAAGACAGGGGAATCTTTTCGCTACACCATACCAAATTCTGCTAGAGTGCTGCTAGATGGTTGGAACAAAGACCAAAAGGGGCGCGCTCGCTATGATGCAGTTATGAACGCTTCTCAAGAATCTCTTTTTCATGTAGAAAAATTATCTTAA
- a CDS encoding DUF1257 domain-containing protein yields MSHFSQIKTQIRNIDSLKDALTDLGVNWNQGPRKVRGYRGQTHDAEVTIEQENGYDIGFRWNGKEYELVADLQYWQQDLSVEGFLRKVTQRYAYQTVVKETARVGFQVAEQQKNEDGSIRLVVQRWSA; encoded by the coding sequence ATGTCACACTTTAGCCAAATCAAGACCCAAATCCGTAACATTGATTCCTTGAAAGATGCTCTGACAGACTTGGGTGTAAACTGGAATCAAGGTCCACGCAAAGTGCGTGGTTATCGCGGTCAAACCCATGATGCCGAAGTTACCATTGAGCAGGAAAATGGTTACGATATCGGCTTTAGATGGAATGGCAAAGAATACGAATTAGTTGCTGATCTACAATATTGGCAGCAAGACTTATCTGTTGAAGGTTTCTTGCGTAAAGTAACGCAACGCTATGCGTATCAAACAGTCGTTAAAGAAACTGCACGGGTTGGATTTCAGGTTGCTGAACAACAAAAAAATGAAGACGGTTCTATCCGTTTAGTCGTACAGCGCTGGAGTGCGTAA
- a CDS encoding ferredoxin gives MSDFLPPEQGEENRSGLEPELGGFLRDNPERSGLEPELGGVVRQKGVYVDEVTCIGCLHCAHVARNTFYIEPDYGRSRVIRQDGDPEEVVQEAIDTCPVDCIHWVDYTELRKLEEERKYQVIPLIGYPVDQAVVSAERRRKKRKLTRKKSRY, from the coding sequence ATGTCTGATTTTTTGCCGCCGGAACAAGGGGAAGAAAACCGTTCTGGTTTGGAACCAGAATTGGGCGGTTTTTTACGGGATAACCCAGAACGTTCTGGCTTAGAACCGGAATTAGGCGGCGTGGTTCGGCAAAAAGGTGTTTACGTTGACGAAGTGACTTGTATTGGCTGTTTGCACTGCGCCCATGTTGCCCGTAACACATTTTATATTGAACCAGATTACGGGCGATCGCGCGTCATCCGTCAAGATGGCGACCCAGAAGAGGTTGTTCAAGAGGCGATCGATACTTGTCCAGTTGATTGTATCCATTGGGTTGATTACACTGAACTGAGAAAGCTAGAAGAAGAGCGCAAATATCAGGTAATACCCTTGATTGGATATCCAGTGGATCAAGCTGTTGTTTCTGCTGAACGGCGACGCAAAAAGCGAAAACTAACCCGTAAAAAATCCCGTTATTAA
- a CDS encoding DUF4335 domain-containing protein, giving the protein MPVSNSVIRRYTPPTCTLEVLAQSSALSQWMGKSILKQLQFELRFDDPRLPEEKRIAIRGDSNQLEALCAVVTNYVQEFLQMSPENFWRISTTKDASIAFDDPEEKDFNNPPSQQTHTVNSFTEIPGADIQIKPSSHLTHNLFLGSLATQASGHVIELSLLQLFDLATALDEYSADVMALPNLTPRSARSRIPTWAPVAAVLVIGVGLAPVTWQYANHVRQQETAKKQTSTQEKIALEPSPSQNLSTPTAVPTFAPPDLLPSQSLPPFGSTLPVPNSTGSPPIAQTLPSVPATPQTSATSLPATLPTSPSLGNFSTAPLPSSGSTLNIPGTTKPPSLSTSPPNLEPKQRIAIQSNPRLNNTTPTPNSGASSGLTQQNLPPSNLPSNIPPDTSPVSPPSIATLPDSSIGANREPSYSQPGTSVPSGTDILISRLREARRSRSPLSTEVATTSTSSETLFDTAQVSQARDVLKKRWQPPSGLRQSIEYSLVVGVDGKIERILPLGKAARDYVDRTGMPLIGEPFVSPNKNGQPVKIRAVFSPDGKVQAFPETE; this is encoded by the coding sequence ATGCCTGTATCAAATTCTGTGATCCGTCGGTATACACCGCCCACTTGCACGCTAGAAGTCTTGGCGCAGAGCTCAGCTTTGTCTCAGTGGATGGGTAAATCTATCCTCAAGCAGCTACAGTTTGAGCTTCGCTTTGACGACCCGCGATTGCCAGAGGAAAAGAGAATCGCAATTCGAGGCGACAGCAACCAGCTGGAGGCTTTGTGTGCAGTGGTGACAAACTACGTCCAAGAGTTCCTCCAAATGTCTCCTGAAAACTTTTGGAGAATCTCTACAACAAAGGATGCAAGCATAGCCTTTGATGACCCTGAAGAAAAAGATTTTAACAATCCCCCTTCACAACAAACTCACACAGTAAACTCCTTTACCGAAATACCGGGTGCAGACATACAAATAAAACCGAGTAGTCACTTAACTCACAATTTGTTTCTTGGTTCTCTAGCAACCCAAGCATCAGGTCATGTCATTGAACTTAGTTTGCTGCAATTATTCGATTTAGCAACTGCCCTGGATGAATATTCTGCTGATGTCATGGCACTGCCAAATCTCACCCCTCGTTCTGCGAGGAGTCGCATACCCACTTGGGCACCTGTGGCAGCAGTTCTGGTGATTGGTGTGGGTTTAGCACCAGTCACTTGGCAGTATGCTAACCACGTCAGACAACAGGAGACAGCTAAAAAACAAACTTCGACACAAGAGAAAATTGCCTTAGAACCCTCGCCTTCACAGAACCTATCCACACCAACGGCTGTACCGACATTCGCTCCCCCAGATCTTTTGCCCTCGCAGTCACTGCCACCCTTTGGTTCTACCTTACCAGTGCCTAATTCTACTGGTTCCCCACCGATAGCTCAAACATTGCCAAGCGTGCCTGCGACACCTCAAACATCTGCAACCTCACTCCCTGCTACACTCCCAACATCCCCAAGTCTAGGTAATTTCTCCACAGCCCCTTTACCATCTTCAGGAAGTACGCTGAATATACCTGGAACAACAAAACCTCCAAGTCTGTCAACCTCTCCACCGAACCTAGAACCAAAGCAACGAATTGCCATTCAGTCTAATCCTCGGCTCAACAATACGACACCAACTCCAAACAGCGGCGCTTCTTCTGGATTAACTCAACAGAATTTGCCACCTAGCAATTTACCCAGCAACATACCTCCCGATACCTCACCAGTCTCCCCCCCATCAATAGCCACCTTACCAGATTCCAGTATTGGTGCTAACCGTGAGCCATCGTACTCGCAACCAGGCACCTCTGTACCAAGTGGTACTGATATATTAATCTCTAGATTGCGGGAAGCTCGCAGAAGCAGGAGTCCTCTTTCGACAGAAGTTGCTACTACCAGTACCAGTAGTGAAACTTTGTTTGATACGGCTCAAGTGTCACAAGCTCGAGATGTGTTGAAAAAACGCTGGCAACCGCCGTCTGGTTTAAGGCAAAGCATTGAGTACAGCTTAGTAGTTGGTGTTGACGGCAAAATTGAGCGAATTTTACCCTTAGGAAAAGCTGCAAGAGATTATGTTGACCGCACAGGGATGCCCCTCATTGGTGAACCTTTTGTTTCACCTAATAAAAATGGACAACCTGTAAAAATTCGAGCTGTTTTTAGTCCCGATGGCAAGGTGCAGGCTTTTCCAGAAACGGAATAG